The DNA sequence TGAGGTCTACGCCCGGCCGCGAGACCTGCGTATCGGCGCCTTTGCCGAACAGGTAGCCGTCGATGCTGACGACATCGCCCTCAAACCCGCCTCCCTGTCGTTTGAGGAAGCGGCCGCAGTGCCCCTCGTCGCGCTCACCGCGTGGCAGGCCCTGGCCGAGCTAGCCGATGTTCAACCGGGGCAGAAGGTCCTGGTCCACGCCGGCGCAGGCGGATTGGGCTCCACAGCCATCCAGGTCGCCAAGCACCTCGGCGCGTATGTCGCCACTACTGCGAGCGCCAAGGACATCGACAAGGTTCGGGCCCTGGGTGCCGACGAGGTCATCGACTTCAGGGCCCGGGAATTCGCCCAGGTCCTGTCCGGGTACGACGTCGTGCTGGACTCCCTAGGTCTGGCGAGTCTGGAGAAGTCATTGACCGTGCTGCAGCCAGGCGGTCTTGCGATCAGCGTCGTCGGACCGCCGGACCCGGCCTTCGCCGATCAACTCCGGCAGCCGGTCCTTAAGCCCGTTATGGCCGTTCTCAGCCGCAAGATCCGCCGTCAAGCACGCAAGCTGGGCGTGCGTTACTCATTCTTTTTCATGCGGGCTAGCGGTCCGCAGCTCGCGATGCTCGGGGCGCTCTACGACGCGGGCACCCTGCGACCTGTCCTGGACCGGACCTTCCCGTTCACAGAGACGCTGGACGCTATGGCCTACGTCGAGCAGGGCAAAGCTAACGGCAAGATCACAGTGAGCCGATGACGATTTCGGCAGATCACCGACCGTCCGTCCTGGTCGCCGGCGCCGGTCGGGGAATCGGACTTTCTCGCCGCGCGCCGAAACTCATCGGCGATCCCCAGAAGGTCATGAAAGCCGACAACCGCTCTCGCACAGCCCGACACCTGAAACGACGCTACCGGTGCGACAACCTCAGCCGGCACTCGTATCAGTAACCACAACAACCGTCACTGACGCATTGTTCGCAAGCGCCACCACATCCTAAGGAGTTCTCCATGAGCAACAACAGCAACGAGGCCATCCTCAGCTCGTACGCGCAGGCCCCAACGCGCACCGTCGCCGTCGGCGATACAAGGTACGCATACCGGGAACTGGGCCCCAAGGGAGGCATTCCCGTTGTCTTCTTCGTCCACCTCGCGGGGACCCTCGACAACTGGGACCCCCGCATCATCGACCCCATCGCACAGAATCGACACGTCATCGCGTTCGACCAGCGCGGCGTCGGTGCCTCCACCGGACAGGTGCCTGACACCCTCGAAGAAGCCGCCGATCACGCCTACGAATTCATCGCGGCACTCGGATACGAGACCATCGACATCTTCTCCTTCTCGATGGGCGGCATGATCGCCCAGGACCTGATCGTCAAACATCCCGACCTGGTCCGCAAACTCGTCCTCACCGGGACCGGACCGCGCGGCGGCAAGGACATCGACAAGGTCGCCGGCGTGACCTACTGGGACATCCTGCGCGCGACATTGACGAGGTCGGACCCGAAGGAATTCCTCTTCTTCAACCGCGATACCGCGGGAAAGGCCGCGGGGAAAGCATTCATCAAGCGACTCCGGGAACGCACCGCCGATCGGGACCAGGAGATCAACATCAAGGCGCTGCTGACTCAATTGAAGGCGATACAGAAGTTCGGCCGCTCGGCTCCCTCAGACCTGTCCATGTTCACCCAGCCGACGCTGATCGCAAACGGAGGCCACGACCGCATGGTCCCCACCGTCCTGTCAGAGGACCTGCACAACCGCATCCAGGGCAGCCAACTGCTCATCTACCCCAACTCCGGTCACGGCGGGATCTTCCAGTACCACAAGGAATTCGCCCCCGCCGCCGCCGAGTTCCTCGCCGACTAAACCGCTGGAGGCTGCAACGGCAGAAGGGTCCAAAGCCGCGTAGCTTGGGGAGCAGACGCTGATTAATGCCCACTCAGGAGCTCAGTGACGTGCACGTCGAGGGCGTCGGCGAGATCCAGCGCCAGCTGCTCCTGGGTCATGCCGCGCTCGATCCGCAGATCCCGCACCCTAGCGCCCACGGTGTTCCGAATCCGTGCCCAAACCGCGCGGGCTCGCACATGGCCGAGAAATGAACTGGCTGAGAACTGCTGTCAGCATGGCGGTGGAGCGGTGCTAAAGATCGGCCAACAGATTTCTGTGGCGGTGAACGCTGTCGGATCTGAGGGCGTAGCACCGATGTAGTGTTCGCGGATCGGCCCCTGGCCGCTGATCAGATGCTCGTTTGCGTATATGCCCAGAGCCCCGTAACTGCGGTCGATGCTCTCGTCGTGGCCGCCGGGGTGAGTGAGCACGGCGAATTCAGCCTGAGGCAAGACCTCGGCACGCGCCCCCTCCGGAGGGATCGCGGACTGCGGCGCAGGCACGAACAGGGTCGCCTTGCCACGTGATTCGAGAAACAGTGCTCGGTCGTAGAGGCCACCCGGAACAACCGCCGACGGTTCGCCTGTCGCCGTGGCAACTGCGTCTCTCAGTGTCTTCAGCGTCGCCGCGAACCAGCTGTCAATCGCGGAAACCTCGATGATGGCGCCGATGGACCACACGGCGAGCGCGGGTTCATGGCGCAACTCCACAGCGGCGGGGGTGTGCACGGGAGAAAGCAGCTCGCGCAGCGCGCCAACGGTGTCACGGGTCTGCTGCAGTTGCACTTCCATTTGTTCGAGATGAGTCGTGATGATCTCAGCGCGGGCCGCGGGGTCGTCTGTGCTCAGCAGCGCCTTGATGTCGGGAATGGACATGCCCAGAGAGCGGAACCGGCGGATGATGTGTGCATGATCGACCTGGCTGGTGTCGTAGAACCGGTAGCCAGTGTGGAGATCGATGTCAGCTGGTTCGAGAATGCCGATGTCGTGGTAGTGCCGTAGCGCCTTCCTGCTCAGGCTGGTCATCACCGCGAAGTCACCGATCGAGACCCGCGCGCCCATGGCATCCTCCTCTGTGTTCCGCCGCCTGTGTAAGGGGTGGGTCCATCCTGAAGTCTCCCCCTGGGGCAAGGTCAACATCGCGGCGTGAGAACCGAAGGCTCCCGTCCCGTTCCAGTGGCCTCCCTGGGGAACAGAGGGCCTGGCTGCCGGGGGCCGCACGAATACGAGATTCGCCCTGCCGAAGGTTGACCTTCCCCTTAGGGGAAGCTCCAACCTGGGGTCATGACCACAGAATGGGAAGCACTCCCGGACACCGTAAAAACGTTCATGACCGCACTCAGCACCCCAGTGGACGGCCGAGCGGTAGCCACGTTCACCGCCGATGCCGTCGTGACCGATGAGGGCCGCGACTACACGGGCCGCGACGAGATCTGGGCC is a window from the Mycobacteroides salmoniphilum genome containing:
- a CDS encoding alpha/beta fold hydrolase is translated as MSNNSNEAILSSYAQAPTRTVAVGDTRYAYRELGPKGGIPVVFFVHLAGTLDNWDPRIIDPIAQNRHVIAFDQRGVGASTGQVPDTLEEAADHAYEFIAALGYETIDIFSFSMGGMIAQDLIVKHPDLVRKLVLTGTGPRGGKDIDKVAGVTYWDILRATLTRSDPKEFLFFNRDTAGKAAGKAFIKRLRERTADRDQEINIKALLTQLKAIQKFGRSAPSDLSMFTQPTLIANGGHDRMVPTVLSEDLHNRIQGSQLLIYPNSGHGGIFQYHKEFAPAAAEFLAD
- a CDS encoding MerR family transcriptional regulator; this translates as MGARVSIGDFAVMTSLSRKALRHYHDIGILEPADIDLHTGYRFYDTSQVDHAHIIRRFRSLGMSIPDIKALLSTDDPAARAEIITTHLEQMEVQLQQTRDTVGALRELLSPVHTPAAVELRHEPALAVWSIGAIIEVSAIDSWFAATLKTLRDAVATATGEPSAVVPGGLYDRALFLESRGKATLFVPAPQSAIPPEGARAEVLPQAEFAVLTHPGGHDESIDRSYGALGIYANEHLISGQGPIREHYIGATPSDPTAFTATEICWPIFSTAPPPC
- a CDS encoding NADP-dependent oxidoreductase — translated: MKAFVVTHYGPDGLRAADVPTPSVGPRDVLIDVRAASINPLDKMIRNGEFKQLIRYKRPFILGHDLSGVITKVGAEVRGFKAGDEVYARPRDLRIGAFAEQVAVDADDIALKPASLSFEEAAAVPLVALTAWQALAELADVQPGQKVLVHAGAGGLGSTAIQVAKHLGAYVATTASAKDIDKVRALGADEVIDFRAREFAQVLSGYDVVLDSLGLASLEKSLTVLQPGGLAISVVGPPDPAFADQLRQPVLKPVMAVLSRKIRRQARKLGVRYSFFFMRASGPQLAMLGALYDAGTLRPVLDRTFPFTETLDAMAYVEQGKANGKITVSR